The genomic window tgcgtcgaggcgatcgaggcgatcggcggggacgtcgcgtaCGTGgtgctggcgacgacgcagtACGAGCACAAGATCTTCGCGGGTCCGTTCGCGCGCAAGTtccccgacgcggaggtttGGATCGCGCCGGGGCAGTTTTCGTTTCCCGTCCAGCTCCCGCCCCAGTTCTTCGGCATCTTCCCCACCGGAACCATCGCGGACGAAAACATGCCGTGGGCGAAAGAGATCGACACGAAGCTCCTGAGGCTTCCGTCGCTGTTCTGGGGCAACTACACCTACTGCGAAGCGGGGTTTTACCACAAAGACTCGAAAAGCGTGTTggtcaccgacgccgcggtgtaCGTGGACGACGCACCCCCCGAGGTGATACCGAGACCCTcgctcgtcgacctcggcgcccccgacgggTTCACCATctccctcctccgcgcgttgGACtttcgcggcggtcgcacgctgcccggcgcggacgccacgagGGCGGATCCCGACGGCTGCGCGAAAGTAGGTTGGAAGCGGATGGCGCTCTTCTCGCTGTtcatcgcgcccgacgccaagAACATCTTGCAACCGGAAGCGTCCTtcgccgggctcgcgggTAAGTTCGTGGTGTCGCCGATCGTGTACGTGATCGTGTTTCAACATTACAGAAAAGAGGTGCTGACGTGGGTCAACGCGATCGGGAGGGACTGGGGAGGCGCGGACAGGGTCATCGGCGCTCACTTTCCCGTGTGCGAAAGAAACGCGATAAAAAAAAAGCCGGGCATCGGCGGGATGTTCGGGGCCCGTTCGATGACGAACCCGttcgatggcgtccgcggcggcggcggcggggcgggttcCAATGCCGGGGGAGGAACCCCGGTGAAGAGGTTCACGCGCGCCTTCGCGtgggccgcgacggcgaatgacgcgcccgccgagtacgtcgacgtcgacgacctcgctTCGTTGGAGCTCGTCGCTCGGTTTGCTCGGTTTGTTCGAGCGGTGCCGAGGGCGTgaagggcgccgaggggtgccgaggggtgccgaggggtgCCGTGGGATCAGGGTCGGGTCGAGAGGTCGATGCGATCGATGAAGGTTTCGCGGGTGGGCGGCGGATGGTGAAGTGAACGGATCAATCGTACGTGTCGCTCGTGTCGAATGAATCCCCTCACAGTCTCTCTCTAAGTGTTATCGTTTCTCTCTCCGATCGTTTCCGCTCCCTCACCCCCAGTCGTCTCCactgtcgtcgtcgccgtcgccgtcggcaccgGTGCCCAGCGACATGGCGCCGTGCGCCCGGTTCCACTCCTCGTGAAAGTCGATGTCCGCCCTGGTCACGCTGGGACGCACCTGCTTGCTCGCCCTCTTAAAGTCGACGAGCCGAATCGGCcgcatcgccgacggcgtcacgCCTCCTGTaacgcctcccgcgccgccgccgcccgcggcgacgctctgGAACAGCTCCCGaagcggcgccctcgccgcttCCTGCACCAGGTGTTTCATGTCCGATCCCGAGTACCCGTCGGTTTTTTCGCAGATGACGTTCAAGTCGGCGTCCGACAAACGAtgcgtcaccgacgcgtccgcgtccaggaTGTTCACCACGATCGCCCTCctggcgtccgcgcacgGGAGCGGGATGTAGAGCTGCTTCGCGAGCCGCCTtcgggcgccgtcgtcgagctcctgcgGCCGGTTGGTCGCGCCGACCAAGAGCAGCCTCCCGTCGTCCCCCCCGCCCAGCCCGTCCATCTGCACCAAAAATTCCGTCTTCATCCGCCGGCTCGActcgtgctcgccgtcggaCTTGCGAGCGCTCAGCAGCGAGTCGATCTCGTCGACGAATATCACCGCGGGCTCGCAAcaccgcgccaccgcgaacaGCGCCCGGACCATCTTCTCCCCCTCGCCGATCCACTTCGACGTCAGGGAAGACGCGCTAATCGAAAAAAAAGTCGCCCCGCACTGTGACGCGACGGCTCTGCCGATGAGCGTCTTACCGGTTCCGGGCGGTCCGAAGAGCAGCAGCCCGCGCGGCACCGCTCGTGCCCCGCGGAACAACTCGGGTTTCATCAGAGGCCAcaccgcgagctcctgcaccgccgccttggcgtgtTTAAGACCCGCGATGTCGTCccacgcgacggacgcgggagCTTCCAAAATCTCCGACACCACCCGCTCCACGATGTCCCTATCCATCCGAAGGAGCTCGTCCGGGATCGGTTCGCCGTTAGGGGACAGACGTCGCATCACCTGCTCGCTGAACGGgggctcgccctcgccgttaACGCCGTTGGCGTCCCTgcagctcgcgcccgcccctccgccgccgttggcCGGCGCTTTCCTCGTCtggcccccgcccccgcccccgcccgggcCGGCGAACGCCTTGCGAACGTACGGGGgaacgaacccgccgcgcgccgtggacgtcgacgcgcccccgtGGCCGTGGGCGTGGCGGtcgccgacggaggcgcggcgcgcggcggccgcggcggcgggcgggatcCCCCTCTTAACGGCGTTTTCGGCGTCCAGTCGCTCACCCGCGCTTTGaaacgacggcgtcgcgttgCGCTTTGAAACGTCGCTTTGAAACCGCTTTGAAACCGCCGGCCTCggctggccgccgccgttcgatGTCTTGCGCACCGGGGGGAAcgtgtcctcgtcgtcgctgaacgacgtcgtcgtgttTCGTCCGGCGCCCCAGTCGTGCTTGGGAGCCTTGGCCGGCGCAGCGTTGGGCGATCttcgcacagctgtgccgtCGTTCTCCCCCCCGGCGGGGCCCCAGGATcgaccggcggcgcgttggggctcatcgcgcgcgcgcttgaTGTCCGGTCCggtggcgtgcgccgccggtgcgggGGTCGAccacggtcgcggcgacgccgccgacggtcgcgcgcgcttgCCCGCCAGATCCCGCAGCTTCTCCTCcacggacgcgagcaccGGCATCagcacctcggcgtcccTGTCGTTCTTACGAATCTGGGACTCGAGCAACGATCGAAGCTCGGCGTacgtcgcgtgcgcgtcgtcccaTCGCCCGGCGTCGTACGCGGATTGCTGCGAAAGTCGAGGAGCGAGGGTCAGAGGAGGGAAGTGGGCGTGGGAAGAGATTTGGGCACCCCAGCTGTCGATTTTTAaaacgggcgcgacgggaggacgcgcgcgggcggcggggcagaaggcggcgcgcgcgcaccgacTTGGACGCGAGCTCGGACAGCCTCGCGATCttcgccctctcctcctccgtcgacatgaccgtcgcgcggggaTTCACTCGCCGTTGGCGCCCTCGGTAGTGAACGACCGGGTCGATCTCTGACGGACGATACCGACGTGATCTCACACATCCTGTCGTTGTCCAACGTTCCGAGATTCACGCGTGCTTACCACATCGGTCACGCACCGACTCGGGCGCACGgtgccggcgcgcgcgggaagcgCGGGTTGGATCGAGATGCGGCGGGCGGGGTTATTcagtcgcgctcgtcggccgcgagccgcggggaTGCGACGATCCGTCCGCAGGCTCTGCCTGTGCCTCGCGGTGACGCTGTCGCTCTGCGCAGTCATGATCTGGGTCCGCGTGGGGCCGCTGGTGAGGAGCTACGGCGAGGAGATGTTCTACCACCTCATCGTGCCGGGGTGGGTGCGATGGCtcctcgaacccgcgccgctcatcgtcacgccgcgcgagggattcgaaccgacgacggcaaatgacggcggcggcgcactccCGACCGGGGTGGAGCGGTGGGGCGATCACCTCATCACGCGAGTCTCCGCCACCCCAAACGTCACGCTGGTGCACGACTTCATGACTTCCGAGGAGTGCGCCTTCGTTCGCGCGCTGGGGCGCAAGATGGGCATGGTGTCGGGGACGCGGTTTCCCGTCACCAACGgcgtggtggacgcgagcgcggccggGCTGTATAACTACGTGTACGGGTTGGTCCGAACGAGCGTCGGCGAGTACGTCGATTACAAGTCTCTGGACGAtggcgacctcgcgcggaTGGTGGCGATCGCGAAGAAGGTGGAGGCCGTCACGGGACTCGCGGTGGGCAACTCCGAGGCGCCCTTCGTGCAGCACTACGAACCCTCCGCGCGGTTCCGGGCGCACTACGGTGAGCAAAAGCGCGTTTCGtcccgcctcgacgtcggttCGCCGATGGTCAATTTTTATATTTTCGTTCCCCATCCAGTCGCCCGTCTACCGACTCACCTCCTCCGTCCACTtccgtccacctccgcgcaGACATGTACAACGTGGACGTCACCAAGCCGTTTCCGTACCGCGATAACCCCCGATCGCTCACTCTCCTGGCGTACCTcaacgacgtcggcgacggcggcggcggcgagaccgaGTTCATGCTGGCGAAGCCGCGACCCGTTCGAGTCAaagccgcggagggcgccgcgttgATCTGGGGTAACTGCGAGctggaggacgtcgcgccggtggacgtCGGGTCAGGGTTTAAGGTAAACCCTAGCGcgggagggggcggcggtccTAAGTGGGACGAGGGGCGGTGCATGGGGGGCGCGGGACCGCACGGCGAGGTGGCCaactcgccgggcgcgatgcCGGGTGAGCGCACGCAGTGGCCGTGCTGCGTAGAtaggacgcgcgcgagtttACACCAGTCGCGGCCGGTGCGGAAGGGACACGAGAAgtggacgatgacgatgtgGATGCACCAGAGGTTCACGTCGGAGAGCCAGGTAtacgcggaggagctcggatACTCGCGCGAATTAGCCGAACTAGTAACGTCGTAAGTGTCAGCAACGCGACAAATGCAAGAGTCCAACTCTTAATAAAAATGGAGGGCGGGCGACAATGCCGTACATCATAATTAATCGCGCCTCGGCCACGATGTCGAAGGTGGCGCCGGATGCCGGCGGGGGTAAACCGCGGAAGGTTGTCATCCTTGCAACCTGACCCATCGCGGGGCACATCGAGATGAAGAAGAGGGATCTCGAGCGGGCCATTCGGGAGAGGCTGGAGCGGGAGTTTCCCAACGATGAGATTGTGTTCAAGCACAAGTTCGCGGGCATGTACCAGACTTGGGCGGAGGTGGATGGGGCGCCTAGGGTGAAGCAGTGCCTCCCCATGTACTATTTTGCGCCGGCGTGCTGTGCCCCAAAGTCTATCGAGTcgctcgcgaacgacgtGGCGGTGTCCGTGGGTTgcaacgcgacgacgaaggacGCGGTCAAAGGGAAGGTGCAGGTGTCCAAGGGTGTGGCGGACGGCACCGTGTGAGGGCGACCCACGGGCGGCTTTAGCGCCGAGAAACGTCCAGACGCGTCGCTCCCCGGTGACGGCGATatgaaggcggcggtggtttAAGGCTCCGGTGCGAGCTGAACCGCAGCCTGATCATGATGAGCCGGCAGACCGGAGAGCCGAACGCTTGGTGGACAAAAACAGAGGAGGGATCGTGGCGAAGGGGGGTTGGCACAACAACCGCGCGACGTGTTCAACATTCCGTGAAATCTCCACGGGTGTCGACTCCACGGGTGACCTTTCGTGTATGCCTGGAGCCGACAATATGGATTAAATCTCGCCAATTTTTCGTGACTGGTCGCCCATACGTCCCGATCCGCCCGATCCATTTTCGCGCCATTTTTGACTTTTTTTTTCTCATCGCCGGAACTTTCCGCGTGGCCCCCGCGAGCGTGGGCGTGACTCGgcggagcgcctccgccccgcacacacgacgacgagcgaccGTGGAGCGATGAGCGTGTCGTTCGACGCCAGGGATCCGACGcgatccgcgacgcgcgcgacggttcgcCAGGCTGGCGAGATAGAggccctcggcgagggcgtcgccaggtgcgtcgcgcggcgcgacccggTTCAATCCGACCGCGACCCTTCGATttgcgcgaacgtcgcgcgaTCGGCCCGCGCGGTTCTGTCCCGTCGCTGACTCCCGTCCTCCCGAACCCCTCACGAATTAACGCGcaggttcgccgccgcgcaatGGCCCACGAAGAAAGACGAGGACCGCGtgcacgtcgccgggggcATCCCCGGCGtctgcgacgccgtcgtccagctCTACGACGGCCACGGCGGGAaacacgccgcgcgccactgCATCCTCGAGatgcccgccgtcgtcgaggagtgCTTCTTCAACTTTCGCGACACGCGCAAGTACATCGACGACCGCGAGACGCTCTACGGCAAGGTGGACGACACCGGCTTCCACCCGAgactcgacgacgcgatcgtcgccgcgttcgagcgcctcgatcgAGAGGTGAAAGCCGAGGACGAGTCGggcacgacggcggcggtcatcTTCCTGCgcaagggcgccgcgaacgtgccgggtttcgccgcgggcgacgtcatcgtcaagTGCGCGTGGGTCGGCGACTCGAGGGCGGTCATgttccgcgacggcgagctgtCCTCGCTCGTCGACCTGTCCAGGGATCACAAGCCCGAGTGCGCCAGAGAGGTGGCGCGCATTCGAAGACTGTACAACCAACTGGAGGGCAACGGCTCGTTCGTGGACCaagacgaggcgctcgacgcttCCATCCGCGGTGGAAGGGCGAACAAACAAAcgccgggaggaggcggctcGCCCaggtccccggcgtcgtccgcggagaacagcgcgcgcgccgggaacAAGTCGGgcaagaagggcgcgggatcgacgAGCAAGAGCCAGCGCCGGGGCGTGGTGGTGGACAACGGACTGCCGGAGGTTGAGATGACGCTGGGGCCGTCGCGGGTGATGGAGGAGCTGGTggacctggacgacgacgacccggtgTGGgacagcgcggcggagaagagcCAGAGCGCGACTCCGGTGGCGGAGGTTGGCGTGGACGGAGCGCCGCACATCGGCGCGTCTCCGGCTAAGCAGAAACGGCTGAAAGAAACGGCTGAAAGAAACGGGGCGAACGACGTTGGTGGCCCCGGCGCGTACCGCGCTCAGCTCTCCGTCTCCGGCTCCTcccagggcggcgagggcagcACCAGGAGCGGCAtggcgctcgagggcgtcacCGAAGACACCATCGCGGAGCTCAGGGCGCGACACGCGGACCAGTACGACGGGGATaccaccgacgaggacgtcgacgagacgggcaacgcgcggcgcggacgggtgATTCAGCGGGTGGGATCTGATCCGTCGATGGGTGCCGTCgtgggtgccgtcgaggtggacacggcgaagacgaacgccgccgctACGGACGCGGAAGAACGAGCGGCTCGGATGGCGGACGACCTCGAtaacgacgaggaggaggacgttcccgcgcacgcgctgccGGTGTTTAACCGATCGAACGCATCCGGATCGggatccggcgacgaggggagCTACGGCAAGGCTCGCATGTCCTTCGTGGGATTCTACAAGAACGAGAAGGGCCAGGCGCTGAGCAAGCCGAGGATATTTTCATCGTCTGGGATGTCCCACGGCGTGTCCAGGTCCATaggcgacctcggcgccgcgaggggttGCGTCGCGACTCCGGAGATTTCCACGCACCGAATCCTCGCCGGGGGttccgcgcgcatcgtcgtGTGCTCCGACGGCGTCTGGGACGTGTTCGACTCGCTGAAGGCGATGAAGACGATTCGGTCGAgccgcgccgtggacgacgcggctcggAAGCTGTGCAcggtggcgagggagaaGCGGGAGTTCAGCGGCATCTCGCTGGACGACATCTCGAcaatcgtcgtcgacgtcggcgagtacacgccgggcgccggcgacgcccccgcgtgcTCTTGCGTCGTGCAGTgaggcgacgagcgcgtgtaAATATTAATCGCAAAGTTCTTTTTGACACGCATCTCGCGTTTCGTCTCCCTCGTCTCGCTTCGCGCGTGTTTGACGCGCGCTTCGTTCAATACTCGTCAACACTCGTCAGTCAGTCGCACGGGCGGCACAGGTttccgacggcgccgtccaccaTGAGCGTCTCGTCGAGCTTCGTGAAACCCTCGTACACCGCGGTGAAATGCGCCACCGAGTGCTTCACGTCGTCGCACCCGCACATCTCCCTCACGCTGTGCATCGACAGCTGCGGCGCACCCACGTCCACCGTTCGAatccccgtccgcgtcgacagGATCGGCCCGATCGTGGAACCGCAACCCAAGTCGGAACGAACCACGAATTCCTGCACGgggacgcccgcgcgttcgcccaGCTCGCGAAAGAGCCACGCGGTgaccgcgtcggtggcgtaCCGCTGGTTGGCGTTGTGCTtgatgacgacgccgtcgccgaacctCGGGCGATGCCCGGGCTCGTGCTTGTCCGCGTAATTCGGATGCACCGCGTGCGCCATGTCGGCGGAGACCTGCACACAAAATTAATACACGTCAGCATAATCGCCCGTGAGGGTTACACACGAAGATGTAAAAAGATAAACTCACGATGAACGACTTGCGTCGCGaacgctccgccgcgccctcgacgtcgtcgccgccgagcgcgcgacaCACGCGTCGCATGGCGTCCTCGGTCATCGACGAACCGGCTCCTTGCGCGGAGTCGCTGCCCACCTCCTCGTGGTCGTAGTGAACGAGCATACGGATCCcggtctcctcggcgaggttagatccgtcgtcgctcgtcgccctgTGAACAAAACACGATGTCActctaattgcccatacaagTACGAAAATAAAAAAAATAAACTCACTTGatcaaggcggcgagggacgcgtaACACGACGCGAGGTTATCGAGCCTGCCGCTGAAGATGTACTCGTTCTTAGCGCCCCCGATCGTGCTCGGCTGCACGTCGCAGAGCTGCAGGTCGAAGTCGCACACGTCGGCCGGGTCGCAcccggccgcctcggcgacgagctccaggAGCGCCGGGTGGTGGCGACCGGCGTTCTTCTCGGAGGCTCCTTCGTCGGACGCCTTGGCCCTCTTGGGttcgggggcgtcgacggatcCGACAccgagcgcagcctccgcggcgttggcgatgaTCGGTACCATGTGCTGCTGGAAGTTGACCGCGAACCCGTTGTTCATCTCGCGGTTGAGGTGtatcgcgagcgacgggatGCGCATGACGGGTCGATCGATCTTGACGAGCGCGTGTCGCGCcttctcgtcgacgcccgcgcgcttgacgacgacgcgtccggcgacgccgaggtcgcggtCGAACCACGTGTACCAcaacccgccgccgtagtTCTGCGTCCTGACCTGCAGGAACCTCTCCGAGCTCGCCTTGGTGTTGGGCTTCAGCTTGGGGCACGGCGAGTCTGtgtgcgcgccgacgacgacgaagccggaTCCGGGTACGTGGGAACCGCCCACGGCGAAGGCGCACACCGCGGACATGTTGCGGGTGAAGAAGTACTTGCCGCCGGGCTTCAGCgtccacgcgtcgcgctcgttgATCTCCTGAACGCACGCATCGCGAGGGgggggacgggcgcgagggtggggGGCGTCGTCAGGAGCGCGAGTGGTGGGGGGCGGGTTTGAACGATGGGCACCtcggggcgagcgcgtcgtcgggcacTGCGCGTCGGTCGTTTTAGgggccgcgtcgacgcacctCGTAtccggcgtcgatgaggcGCCTGCACGTGGCCAGCACGGCGTGGTAAGGCGTCCACGCCTCGTTGAAGTAGGCGACGGCATCCACCGCCTCCTGCGGGGGTGTCCCACCTCCCGGCGCCATTCTCGTCCAATCCGAGTGGGGACGTGCGAGGACGGGTCTGTGGGTTCACTGTCTGCAAAAGTGAGTTTTGTCGTCTTGAGGTGACCGTTTGGGAACCAGGGAAAACGCCGTCCTCTGACTGCTCCGCTGTGGTGAAAGTTCATCGTTTGCTGACCTTTTTTTTGGTTTTCCCTGAACTGTTTGCCTGTGATGCCCGTTATGGATAGCAAAAAGGAGATTCGACGACAAAAGCACACACGCCATTGGTCAAGAAAGCGAATAAAGTTTAGAAAGCGACTGGGCTGGGATTATTCCTTTTGAGACACCACAGTCCCATACGTTTCGAAGTATCCCGAGGATATTTCCCCGTTAGCTCGTGTATCTCGGGGCTCACGAACCGATACCCCGGCCCGGAAGGCGCGCCCCCGCACTTCTCGCGAAGCGGTACCGAAGGTATCATCGACCGCAACAC from Micromonas commoda chromosome 11, complete sequence includes these protein-coding regions:
- a CDS encoding predicted protein — its product is ESKRRYVNFTGFPFPLVPFLSRRTVVNEVVKGKVWTLEQEQGIGFDLGVSTNVRCTIVKMRDGRLWVHDPIAPTGECVEAIEAIGGDVAYVVLATTQYEHKIFAGPFARKFPDAEVWIAPGQFSFPVQLPPQFFGIFPTGTIADENMPWAKEIDTKLLRLPSLFWGNYTYCEAGFYHKDSKSVLVTDAAVYVDDAPPEVIPRPSLVDLGAPDGFTISLLRALDFRGGRTLPGADATRADPDGCAKVGWKRMALFSLFIAPDAKNILQPEASFAGLAGKFVVSPIVYVIVFQHYRKEVLTWVNAIGRDWGGADRVIGAHF
- a CDS encoding predicted protein — its product is MDRDIVERVVSEILEAPASVAWDDIAGLKHAKAAVQELAVWPLMKPELFRGARAVPRGLLLFGPPGTGKTLIGRAVASQCGATFFSISASSLTSKWIGEGEKMVRALFAVARCCEPAVIFVDEIDSLLSARKSDGEHESSRRMKTEFLVQMDGLGGGDDGRLLLVGATNRPQELDDGARRRLAKQLYIPLPCADARRAIVVNILDADASVTHRLSDADLNVICEKTDGYSGSDMKHLVQEAARAPLRELFQSVAAGGGGAGGVTGGVTPSAMRPIRLVDFKRASKQVRPSVTRADIDFHEEWNRAHGAMSLGTGADGDGDDDSGDDWG
- a CDS encoding predicted protein yields the protein MRRAGLFSRARRPRAAGMRRSVRRLCLCLAVTLSLCAVMIWVRVGPLVRSYGEEMFYHLIVPGWVRWLLEPAPLIVTPREGFEPTTANDGGGALPTGVERWGDHLITRVSATPNVTLVHDFMTSEECAFVRALGRKMGMVSGTRFPVTNGVVDASAAGLYNYVYGLVRTSVGEYVDYKSLDDGDLARMVAIAKKVEAVTGLAVGNSEAPFVQHYEPSARFRAHYDMYNVDVTKPFPYRDNPRSLTLLAYLNDVGDGGGGETEFMLAKPRPVRVKAAEGAALIWGNCELEDVAPVDVGSGFKVNPSAGGGGGPKWDEGRCMGGAGPHGEVANSPGAMPGERTQWPCCVDRTRASLHQSRPVRKGHEKWTMTMWMHQRFTSESQVYAEELGYSRELAELVTS
- a CDS encoding predicted protein gives rise to the protein MKKRDLERAIRERLEREFPNDEIVFKHKFAGMYQTWAEVDGAPRVKQCLPMYYFAPACCAPKSIESLANDVAVSVGCNATTKDAVKGKVQVSKGVADGTV
- a CDS encoding predicted protein codes for the protein MKTIRSSRAVDDAARKLCTVAREKREFSGISLDDISTIVVDVGEYTPGAGDAPACSCVVQ
- a CDS encoding predicted protein, encoding MAPGGGTPPQEAVDAVAYFNEAWTPYHAVLATCRRLIDAGYEINERDAWTLKPGGKYFFTRNMSAVCAFAVGGSHVPGSGFVVVGAHTDSPCPKLKPNTKASSERFLQVRTQNYGGGLWYTWFDRDLGVAGRVVVKRAGVDEKARHALVKIDRPVMRIPSLAIHLNREMNNGFAVNFQQHMVPIIANAAEAALGVGSVDAPEPKRAKASDEGASEKNAGRHHPALLELVAEAAGCDPADVCDFDLQLCDVQPSTIGGAKNEYIFSGRLDNLASCYASLAALIKATSDDGSNLAEETGIRMLVHYDHEEVGSDSAQGAGSSMTEDAMRRVCRALGGDDVEGAAERSRRKSFIVSADMAHAVHPNYADKHEPGHRPRFGDGVVIKHNANQRYATDAVTAWLFRELGERAGVPVQEFVVRSDLGCGSTIGPILSTRTGIRTVDVGAPQLSMHSVREMCGCDDVKHSVAHFTAVYEGFTKLDETLMVDGAVGNLCRPCD